The genomic stretch CACTGCCGAAGAAGAAAATGGATTTGGAAAAACTTTGCTCTCTAAAGCATTATTTTCCTCGAAAATTCCATTGGGTGGATTTCCGTTCATGTCAAGATGATGAGCATAAATATCCCAATCAACTCCATTTCTCATATCCTGAAAAACATAAATGCATCCGCCAATGCTATCGGTAACATTGTTTGGAGAAACCTGGTCTCCTGCTGC from Bacteroidota bacterium encodes the following:
- a CDS encoding T9SS type A sorting domain-containing protein, with protein sequence AAGDQVSPNNVTDSIGGCIYVFQDMRNGVDWDIYAHHLDMNGNPPNGIFEENNALESKVFPNPFSSSAVIEINFPGKMGNIIFSVYDLLGNKVLCQTVNSKQQTVNMSGAKSGIYTYKIFSGTSAVASGKLMVE